One Pseudodesulfovibrio senegalensis DNA segment encodes these proteins:
- a CDS encoding HAD family hydrolase, whose protein sequence is MNSVRAVFWDMDGTLIDTEQLHYEVIRDWCADHGFALTEQANENLLGKTMPEKWDLLRPNLPADADFEHFGKWCAREYMGRLDISMRRDDTVAVVRELAAQGVAQACVSNGDAEVVRTNLRIIGVESCMDFFISGRDAPRGKPHADPYLAAARRAGLAPEHCLAVEDSLVGLTAARAAGCVVCAWPLHMDSLLCAPDEPLPAADFAIRKPDDFPHHLLD, encoded by the coding sequence GTGAACAGCGTCCGTGCGGTTTTCTGGGACATGGACGGTACGCTTATCGACACGGAACAGCTTCACTACGAGGTCATCCGCGACTGGTGCGCGGACCATGGCTTTGCGCTCACCGAGCAGGCCAACGAGAACCTTTTGGGCAAGACCATGCCGGAAAAATGGGACCTGCTGCGCCCGAACCTGCCTGCGGACGCGGATTTTGAACATTTCGGGAAATGGTGCGCACGGGAGTACATGGGGCGGCTGGATATTTCCATGCGCCGTGACGACACCGTGGCCGTGGTGCGCGAACTGGCCGCGCAGGGCGTGGCGCAGGCGTGCGTTTCCAACGGCGATGCAGAGGTCGTGCGCACCAACCTGCGCATCATCGGCGTTGAATCGTGCATGGATTTTTTCATCAGCGGACGCGACGCGCCCCGGGGAAAGCCGCATGCGGACCCGTATCTGGCGGCGGCCCGCCGGGCCGGGCTTGCGCCGGAGCACTGTCTGGCCGTGGAAGATTCGTTGGTGGGGCTGACCGCTGCGCGCGCAGCCGGATGCGTGGTCTGCGCATGGCCCCTGCACATGGATTCATTGCTGTGCGCCCCGGACGAGCCTTTGCCCGCGGCGGATTTTGCGATCCGCAAACCTGACGATTTCCCGCATCATCTGTTGGACTGA
- a CDS encoding acyl-CoA dehydratase activase, with protein sequence MIVGLDIGSRSMELVVLENGKITHSATLPTTFDPLGQCAKLLEGITPLAVVGTGYGRELVKKVVERLYPECPVSTVTEIKAHALGAAHWFPEAGTVLDIGGQDTKAMAVKDGRVLKFEMNDRCAAGTGKFLEYTAGVFQIPVDEFGAYALQGDNAPHISAMCTVFAETEATSLMAQGHKPENIALGLHKSIVKRTRNMLGRVGLRPPVVFTGGVAKNPCVLSLLAEELGTEATLLVPDEPDMTGALGAALSIN encoded by the coding sequence GTGATCGTCGGGCTGGACATCGGCTCGCGCTCCATGGAGTTGGTGGTGCTGGAAAACGGAAAAATCACGCACAGCGCGACCCTGCCCACCACCTTTGACCCGCTGGGCCAGTGCGCAAAACTGCTGGAAGGAATCACCCCTTTGGCGGTGGTGGGCACCGGCTATGGCCGGGAGCTGGTCAAAAAGGTCGTGGAACGACTGTATCCGGAATGCCCGGTTTCCACGGTCACGGAGATCAAGGCCCATGCGCTGGGCGCGGCCCACTGGTTCCCCGAAGCCGGAACCGTGCTGGACATCGGCGGTCAGGACACCAAGGCCATGGCCGTGAAGGACGGCCGCGTGCTCAAATTCGAGATGAACGACCGCTGCGCTGCCGGGACCGGCAAATTCCTCGAATACACGGCCGGGGTGTTCCAGATTCCGGTGGACGAATTCGGCGCCTATGCCCTGCAGGGCGACAACGCCCCGCACATCAGCGCCATGTGCACGGTCTTTGCGGAAACCGAGGCCACCTCGCTCATGGCGCAAGGGCACAAACCGGAAAACATCGCGCTGGGCCTGCACAAGTCCATCGTCAAGCGCACCCGCAACATGCTCGGCCGCGTGGGCCTGCGGCCTCCGGTAGTCTTTACGGGCGGCGTGGCCAAAAACCCCTGCGTGCTCTCGCTGCTGGCCGAGGAACTGGGGACGGAGGCGACCCTGCTGGTTCCCGACGAACCGGACATGACCGGCGCACTGGGGGCGGCCCTGAGCATCAACTGA
- a CDS encoding two-component system sensor histidine kinase NtrB gives MPHSEELVIANIMEGLPVGILVIRPDGIIAAANPAAAEILDMVDAPMQDQPWADLFLEDAGSSDLADAILEAVQHGAVGLQKSIAHQRKDGKTSHLQVTTSYLKENDTIVAVVLLLEDETERVEMLKRENRHLREIHQLQDARVKGLNKLALSVAHQIRNPLMTIGGFGAMMLREQEPGSPYSHHLEVILEEARRLENVVASVRDYAQLRPARRSRVPSCVLLAELEDHANNRAKNDGRTLEWITACPVVDFFVDHELFLKAMQALIDNAFDFTEQHPLRLRVMASAEDDACVITVRDNGPGVSQEHLPFAFDPFYSSKPDGVGMGLPTARRIIAEHGGTLTLHSRENGAEAMVVMGPEALVFPENEQRQNKDAPHNLLPEQE, from the coding sequence ATGCCGCATTCGGAAGAACTGGTTATCGCCAACATCATGGAAGGGCTGCCCGTGGGCATTCTGGTCATCCGGCCCGACGGAATCATTGCCGCAGCCAATCCCGCCGCTGCCGAAATACTGGACATGGTGGATGCCCCCATGCAGGACCAGCCATGGGCCGACCTGTTTCTGGAGGATGCCGGCTCGTCGGACCTTGCGGACGCCATACTGGAAGCGGTGCAGCATGGGGCCGTTGGCTTGCAAAAAAGCATTGCCCACCAACGAAAGGACGGAAAAACCAGCCATCTGCAGGTGACGACCTCCTATCTCAAGGAAAACGATACAATCGTAGCCGTGGTGCTGCTGCTGGAAGACGAAACCGAACGCGTGGAAATGCTCAAGCGGGAAAACCGCCATTTGCGGGAAATCCATCAATTACAGGATGCGCGTGTGAAGGGACTGAACAAGCTGGCCCTTTCCGTGGCCCACCAGATACGCAATCCGCTCATGACCATCGGCGGGTTCGGGGCCATGATGCTTCGCGAACAGGAACCCGGATCACCCTATTCCCATCATCTGGAAGTCATTCTGGAAGAGGCGCGGCGGCTGGAAAACGTGGTTGCCTCAGTGCGCGACTATGCGCAACTCCGCCCGGCGCGGCGATCACGCGTGCCGTCCTGCGTACTGCTGGCCGAACTGGAGGACCACGCCAACAACCGGGCGAAAAACGACGGACGCACGCTGGAGTGGATCACGGCCTGTCCGGTGGTGGACTTTTTCGTGGACCACGAACTCTTTCTCAAGGCCATGCAGGCATTGATCGACAACGCTTTCGACTTCACCGAGCAACACCCCCTGCGGCTGCGGGTCATGGCCTCGGCCGAAGACGATGCCTGCGTGATCACGGTACGCGACAACGGCCCGGGCGTTTCGCAGGAGCATCTGCCCTTCGCCTTTGATCCCTTCTATTCCAGCAAGCCGGACGGCGTAGGCATGGGCCTGCCCACCGCACGCAGAATCATCGCCGAACACGGTGGAACCCTGACCCTGCACAGCCGTGAAAACGGGGCCGAAGCCATGGTTGTCATGGGTCCGGAAGCATTGGTCTTTCCTGAAAACGAACAACGGCAAAACAAGGACGCCCCCCACAACCTCCTGCCCGAACAGGAGTGA
- a CDS encoding HD domain-containing protein, whose product MDERFARQIEFSNTLDSLKTILRRNLIMDGSRRENSAEHSWHMSVMAMFLMEYAPDGVDQLHVMKMMLIHDVVEIDADDTFCYDTKGYEDKAEREQAAADRIFGLLPEDQQREMRALWDEFEACETLDSRFANSLDRFQVLFQNMQTQGGTWRIYDIPKSKVLGRMGQIQDGAPRLWPVVLEMLDEAVEQGFLVADC is encoded by the coding sequence ATGGATGAACGATTCGCACGCCAGATTGAGTTTTCCAACACGTTGGACAGCCTCAAGACCATATTGCGCCGCAACCTGATCATGGACGGTTCGCGCCGCGAGAACAGTGCCGAACATTCATGGCACATGAGCGTCATGGCCATGTTTCTCATGGAATACGCGCCCGATGGCGTGGACCAGCTCCACGTCATGAAGATGATGCTCATTCACGACGTGGTGGAGATCGATGCGGACGACACCTTTTGTTACGATACCAAGGGCTACGAGGACAAAGCCGAGCGCGAACAGGCCGCCGCGGACCGTATTTTCGGCCTGCTGCCCGAAGACCAGCAGCGCGAAATGCGCGCGCTCTGGGACGAGTTCGAAGCCTGTGAAACCCTTGATTCCCGTTTCGCCAACTCGCTGGATCGTTTTCAGGTGCTCTTCCAGAACATGCAAACCCAGGGCGGCACATGGCGCATCTATGACATCCCCAAAAGCAAGGTCCTCGGACGCATGGGCCAGATTCAGGACGGCGCGCCCAGGCTTTGGCCCGTGGTTTTGGAAATGTTGGATGAGGCTGTGGAGCAGGGCTTTCTCGTGGCGGACTGCTGA
- a CDS encoding double-cubane-cluster-containing anaerobic reductase has product MTQQNYRKMWEALDLDLDAHDGLLEVLGKFYGDIYLSQQGRLAGAEYLDFVLSEIHGLRIQELREAQAAGRKVIGSFCVFVPEEITMAADAIQVGLCAGAEAGTEQAEQVIPRNTCALIKSFVGFKMAKLCPFTESCDLVVGETTCDGKKKAYEAFNELTPTYVMEVPQTKSKAALELWKTEIRRYLAEVEKLTGNTVTAEKLKQGIKTVNARRRVLQRLNKLRAASPAPISGRDALLINQISFYDDPERFTAKINELCDELETRIAEKQGVADEDTPRLLLSGCPMAVPNWKLPYVTESAGAVIVGEESCIGTRNFRDLVDESGTTLDEMIDALAERYMQIDCACFTPNTERLDNVTALAKDLNADGVIHYSLLFCQPYSHESMKVDKALQNEGIPMLSIETDYSMEDVEQLKTRIEAFVETLA; this is encoded by the coding sequence ATGACGCAACAGAACTACAGGAAAATGTGGGAAGCCCTTGACCTTGATCTCGACGCCCATGACGGGTTGCTTGAAGTATTGGGCAAATTTTACGGGGACATCTATCTTTCGCAGCAGGGGCGGCTGGCCGGAGCCGAGTATCTGGATTTCGTGCTCTCGGAAATCCACGGGCTGCGCATTCAGGAACTGCGCGAGGCGCAGGCCGCGGGCCGCAAGGTCATCGGCAGTTTCTGCGTGTTCGTGCCCGAGGAAATCACCATGGCCGCGGACGCCATTCAGGTGGGGCTGTGCGCCGGGGCCGAGGCAGGCACGGAACAGGCCGAGCAGGTCATTCCGCGCAACACCTGCGCGCTGATCAAATCCTTTGTAGGCTTCAAGATGGCCAAGCTCTGTCCGTTCACTGAATCCTGCGACCTCGTGGTGGGCGAAACCACCTGCGACGGCAAGAAAAAAGCCTATGAGGCCTTCAATGAACTGACGCCCACATATGTGATGGAGGTGCCGCAGACCAAGAGCAAGGCCGCGCTGGAATTGTGGAAAACCGAAATCCGCCGCTATCTGGCCGAGGTGGAAAAACTGACCGGCAACACCGTGACCGCGGAAAAGCTCAAACAGGGCATCAAAACCGTCAACGCCAGGCGGCGCGTGCTGCAGCGGCTCAACAAGCTGCGCGCGGCAAGCCCGGCCCCCATCTCCGGCCGCGACGCCCTGCTCATCAACCAGATCAGCTTCTACGACGACCCGGAACGCTTCACGGCCAAGATCAACGAACTGTGCGACGAACTGGAAACCCGCATTGCCGAAAAACAGGGCGTGGCGGACGAGGACACCCCGCGCCTGCTGCTTTCCGGCTGTCCCATGGCCGTGCCCAACTGGAAACTGCCCTATGTTACGGAAAGCGCGGGCGCGGTGATCGTGGGCGAGGAATCCTGCATCGGCACGCGCAACTTCCGCGACCTCGTGGACGAATCCGGCACCACGCTGGACGAGATGATCGACGCGCTGGCCGAACGCTACATGCAGATAGACTGTGCCTGCTTCACGCCCAACACCGAACGGCTGGACAACGTGACCGCGCTGGCAAAGGACCTGAACGCGGACGGCGTGATCCACTACAGCCTGCTCTTCTGCCAGCCCTATTCCCATGAATCCATGAAGGTGGACAAGGCCCTGCAAAACGAGGGCATCCCCATGCTCTCCATTGAGACGGACTACTCCATGGAAGACGTGGAACAGCTCAAGACGCGCATCGAGGCCTTTGTGGAGACACTGGCGTGA
- a CDS encoding nitroreductase family protein: MLEFSIDQERCVQCGECASVCPMRVIAMADDGFPVIAQGRDELCLRCQHCLAVCPTAALSILGKDPDKSVPLDNLPSDAQMEQLIRGRRSVRSYKKEAVDPEVLERLLDVVSSAPTGKNNLQTRFTVVDDPAMMDRMRAAFMEGVRKGVAEGRATGPSSVFEDFLKLWDERGIDIIFRGAPHMIVASSPKQSPTPQADCLISLSYFELFANSLGLGTLWDGFAVWAMTTVAPELPAVLGIPEDHVVGYVMTFGTPDVTFRRAVQRDPLPVHRVSL; encoded by the coding sequence ATGCTTGAGTTTTCCATAGATCAGGAACGCTGCGTTCAATGCGGCGAGTGTGCGTCGGTCTGTCCCATGCGCGTCATTGCCATGGCAGACGACGGTTTCCCGGTCATCGCCCAGGGGCGCGATGAACTCTGTCTGCGCTGCCAGCACTGTCTGGCGGTCTGTCCTACTGCGGCCCTGTCCATTCTGGGCAAGGACCCGGACAAGAGCGTGCCTCTGGACAACCTGCCGTCGGACGCGCAGATGGAGCAGCTCATCCGGGGCCGCCGCTCCGTTCGCAGCTACAAGAAGGAGGCCGTGGATCCGGAAGTGCTGGAACGTCTGCTGGACGTGGTTTCCAGCGCACCCACGGGCAAGAACAATTTGCAGACCCGGTTCACGGTTGTGGACGACCCGGCCATGATGGACAGGATGCGCGCCGCATTCATGGAAGGCGTGCGCAAGGGCGTTGCCGAGGGCCGGGCCACCGGGCCTTCCAGCGTGTTCGAGGATTTCCTGAAGCTCTGGGACGAGCGTGGCATCGACATCATTTTCCGGGGCGCGCCGCACATGATCGTGGCCTCCTCGCCCAAGCAGAGCCCCACGCCGCAGGCAGACTGCCTGATCAGTCTTTCCTATTTCGAGCTGTTCGCCAACAGCCTCGGCCTGGGCACGCTCTGGGACGGTTTCGCTGTCTGGGCCATGACCACGGTGGCGCCGGAACTGCCCGCCGTGCTGGGCATTCCCGAAGATCATGTGGTGGGCTATGTCATGACCTTCGGCACGCCGGACGTGACATTCCGGCGCGCGGTGCAGCGTGATCCCCTGCCTGTGCACCGCGTTTCACTGTAG
- a CDS encoding sugar-binding transcriptional regulator — translation MSELHGEGLYARVAWAYYNEEMTQAEIAERMGMTRARVNRILQECRDTGLVQIIINSEITGCAGAEHDLERAFGLTKAVVVPTPTRERHLYTAIGRAAGTYLSARIRDGQTLGLGWGTTLRASGRSLIQRNPGGIRIVSLFGGLPSSSTTTPYDVASVFSRRLNAEECYYIAAPMYAPSEQMRETLMTQKMFATIFEMGSEVDMALVGAGDLTNRSTNVNLGAITEDERVSLCEAGAVGEVFGVLLDRHGNRVEHTLNRRFMGPAFDRLPDAAVKILAAGGLHKVPVLRAALAGGYVDVLVTDELTAESLLALAGEETP, via the coding sequence ATGAGCGAATTGCACGGCGAAGGGCTGTACGCACGCGTTGCCTGGGCCTACTACAACGAGGAAATGACGCAGGCGGAGATTGCCGAGCGCATGGGTATGACCCGCGCCCGCGTCAACCGCATTTTGCAGGAGTGCCGCGATACCGGACTGGTGCAGATCATCATCAATTCCGAGATCACGGGCTGTGCCGGAGCCGAGCATGATCTGGAGAGGGCGTTCGGATTGACCAAGGCCGTGGTCGTGCCGACGCCGACCCGGGAGCGGCATCTGTATACGGCCATCGGCAGGGCTGCGGGTACGTATCTTTCCGCGCGCATTCGCGACGGCCAGACCCTTGGGTTGGGCTGGGGCACCACTCTGCGCGCCAGCGGGCGGTCGCTGATCCAGCGCAACCCGGGCGGCATTCGCATCGTTTCCCTGTTCGGCGGCCTGCCCAGCAGTTCCACCACCACGCCCTATGACGTTGCCTCGGTGTTTTCCCGTCGTCTCAACGCCGAGGAATGCTATTACATTGCCGCGCCCATGTACGCGCCCTCCGAGCAGATGCGCGAGACCCTCATGACCCAGAAAATGTTTGCCACGATTTTCGAGATGGGCTCCGAGGTGGACATGGCCCTTGTGGGCGCGGGCGACCTGACCAACCGTTCCACCAACGTCAATCTCGGGGCCATCACCGAGGACGAGCGTGTTTCCCTGTGCGAGGCCGGAGCCGTGGGCGAGGTCTTCGGGGTTTTGCTGGACCGGCACGGCAACCGGGTGGAACACACGCTCAACCGTAGGTTCATGGGGCCGGCCTTTGACCGTCTGCCGGATGCGGCCGTGAAGATTCTGGCGGCCGGGGGACTGCACAAGGTCCCGGTGTTGCGGGCCGCACTGGCCGGGGGCTACGTTGACGTGCTGGTCACCGACGAACTCACGGCCGAGTCCTTGCTGGCCCTTGCCGGGGAGGAGACACCGTGA
- a CDS encoding response regulator, producing the protein MNIAKILLVDDEVNFLSIMEKRLSARDMGVVTADSGKAALDVLEKDPEIDVVVLDVKMPGMDGLDVLRAIRSGHPLVEVIMLTGHGTIETAIDGMKNGAFDYLLKPCEIETLMDLVRQAKDKKDIHEEKIIQAQMKDITGRMGV; encoded by the coding sequence ATGAACATTGCCAAAATATTGCTTGTGGACGACGAAGTGAACTTCCTGTCCATCATGGAAAAGCGTCTGTCCGCACGGGACATGGGGGTTGTTACCGCGGACAGCGGCAAGGCCGCGCTGGACGTGCTGGAAAAGGATCCGGAGATCGACGTGGTTGTGCTGGATGTGAAGATGCCGGGAATGGACGGGCTGGACGTGTTGCGGGCCATCCGTTCCGGACATCCGCTGGTGGAAGTGATCATGCTCACGGGTCACGGCACCATCGAGACCGCCATTGACGGCATGAAGAACGGTGCGTTCGACTATCTGCTCAAGCCCTGTGAGATCGAGACTCTCATGGATCTGGTGCGTCAGGCCAAGGACAAGAAGGATATTCACGAGGAAAAGATCATTCAGGCCCAGATGAAGGACATCACCGGGCGTATGGGCGTGTAG
- a CDS encoding sodium-dependent transporter produces MATPQCNRDGFATRLGVLTATLGSAVGLGNIWKFPYMTGEHGGATFLVVYILATLVVGLPVMISEIMLGRYGKANVIATWRKLTPNRIWTLVGVGGVVAAVALMAFYTGVVGWVFSYVVKAVSGQLNTTDPDVASAVFGGMVSNTWGALGWQWLVLALVSVIIIAGVSKGIEKVTKTLMPILFIMLLIVCARSLTLPKASQGLAFLFTPDFSKVTVDVVYMALGLAFFKLSLGVGTMMTYGSYFRDDANIPMTATRVMLADLTVSLLAGIAIFPAVFNYGFEPAAGPGLLFMTIPAVFSSMPGGQLFMSIFFILTAIATIGAMLSIIEVPVAFMTETWAGCSRKTATIATSLVLALFGVPATLSFGVMADTTFFGKTVFDCYDFLSSNILMPSVGLCLCVFVGWFWGKDHVTKALSNNGMLDNATLSGIYFTLVRFVSPVLVAIVLLKGLNVF; encoded by the coding sequence ATGGCCACACCACAATGCAACCGGGACGGCTTCGCCACAAGGCTCGGCGTACTCACGGCAACGCTGGGTTCCGCAGTGGGACTCGGCAACATCTGGAAATTTCCATACATGACAGGCGAGCACGGGGGCGCGACCTTTCTGGTGGTCTACATTCTGGCCACGCTGGTGGTGGGGCTGCCGGTCATGATCTCGGAGATCATGCTCGGCCGCTATGGCAAGGCCAACGTCATCGCCACATGGCGCAAGCTGACCCCGAACCGGATCTGGACGCTGGTGGGCGTGGGCGGCGTTGTGGCAGCCGTGGCGCTCATGGCCTTTTACACCGGTGTGGTGGGCTGGGTGTTCAGCTATGTGGTCAAGGCTGTCAGCGGCCAGCTCAACACCACGGACCCGGACGTGGCCTCGGCCGTGTTCGGCGGCATGGTCTCCAATACATGGGGCGCGCTGGGCTGGCAGTGGCTGGTGCTGGCGCTGGTGAGCGTGATCATCATCGCGGGCGTTTCCAAGGGCATCGAGAAGGTCACCAAGACCCTCATGCCCATCCTGTTCATCATGCTGCTGATCGTGTGCGCACGCTCCCTGACCCTGCCCAAGGCGAGTCAGGGGCTGGCCTTCCTGTTCACCCCGGACTTTTCCAAGGTCACGGTGGACGTGGTCTATATGGCGCTGGGCCTGGCCTTCTTCAAGCTCTCGCTGGGCGTGGGCACCATGATGACCTACGGCAGCTACTTCCGCGACGACGCCAACATCCCCATGACCGCCACCCGCGTGATGCTGGCGGACCTGACCGTCTCCCTGCTGGCGGGCATCGCCATCTTCCCGGCCGTGTTCAACTACGGATTCGAGCCCGCTGCAGGCCCTGGCCTGCTGTTCATGACCATTCCGGCCGTGTTCAGCTCCATGCCCGGCGGCCAGCTGTTCATGTCCATCTTCTTCATTCTCACGGCCATCGCCACCATCGGAGCCATGCTGTCCATCATCGAGGTGCCCGTGGCCTTCATGACCGAAACGTGGGCCGGCTGTTCCCGCAAGACCGCCACCATCGCCACATCGCTGGTGCTGGCCCTGTTCGGCGTGCCCGCCACCCTGTCCTTCGGGGTCATGGCAGACACCACGTTCTTCGGCAAGACCGTGTTCGACTGCTACGACTTCCTGTCTTCCAACATCCTCATGCCCAGCGTGGGCCTGTGCCTGTGCGTGTTCGTGGGTTGGTTCTGGGGCAAGGACCACGTGACCAAGGCGCTCTCCAACAACGGCATGCTGGACAACGCAACCTTATCCGGCATCTACTTCACGCTGGTGCGTTTCGTGTCCCCGGTGCTGGTGGCCATCGTGCTGCTCAAGGGACTGAACGTCTTCTAG
- the ilvB gene encoding biosynthetic-type acetolactate synthase large subunit yields MKRTGAQIITTLLERQGVTTIAGIPGGATLPLYDALADSKINHVLTRHEQGAGFMAQGMARVTGKAAVCLGTSGPGSTNLITAIADARLDSIPMVAITGQVPLPMIGTDAFQEVDTYGLTLPISKHNFLVRSTEELLEVIPEAFSIAESGRPGPVCVDIPKDVQTGEIEFDAWPEPGKRTPLAQPEPEDIQSLARMLGKAKRPILYIGGGITSARCCQELQQLARHNSIPVACTLMGLGTMPSDDPLFLGMLGMHGARSTNQALQEADLLLAIGVRFDDRATGKLNEFCPDAKIAHVDIDRSEIGKLRPASISIAADAGAVIRQLLPLTEESERTQWQRRIAALKTMDPEMPEHGHEHPLGVIERVAGIMDENSVITTDVGQHQMWVAQHYPFRRPRTLLTSGGLGTMGFGLPAAIGAAMASPGRRVVCFSGDGSILMNIQELATLADLNLPVTVIIMNNGHLGLVRQQQELFYGNRTTASRFATVPDFAALARAFGLRSANLNRETDPEAALANALCGSGPCIVEMPIDHARNVYPMVPPGAANHQMIEGAAHDC; encoded by the coding sequence ATGAAACGCACGGGAGCACAGATCATCACCACCCTGCTGGAGCGGCAGGGCGTCACCACCATCGCGGGCATACCGGGCGGGGCCACCCTGCCGCTGTACGACGCGCTTGCCGATTCGAAAATCAACCACGTGCTCACCCGCCACGAGCAGGGCGCGGGATTCATGGCCCAGGGCATGGCCCGGGTCACTGGCAAGGCCGCCGTGTGTCTGGGCACGTCCGGCCCGGGTTCCACCAACCTGATCACGGCCATTGCCGATGCCCGGCTCGACTCCATCCCCATGGTGGCCATCACCGGACAGGTGCCACTGCCCATGATCGGCACGGACGCCTTTCAGGAGGTGGACACCTACGGGCTGACCCTGCCCATATCCAAGCACAATTTTCTGGTGCGCAGCACCGAGGAACTGCTCGAGGTCATTCCCGAGGCGTTTTCCATTGCCGAATCCGGGCGGCCCGGCCCTGTGTGCGTGGATATCCCCAAAGACGTGCAAACCGGCGAAATCGAATTCGACGCATGGCCTGAACCGGGCAAAAGAACACCCCTTGCCCAACCCGAGCCCGAAGACATCCAGTCGCTCGCCCGCATGCTGGGCAAGGCCAAACGCCCCATCCTGTACATCGGCGGCGGCATCACCTCGGCCCGATGCTGCCAGGAACTGCAGCAGCTGGCGCGGCACAACAGCATCCCCGTGGCCTGCACCCTCATGGGACTGGGCACCATGCCCTCCGACGATCCGCTCTTTCTGGGCATGCTCGGCATGCACGGCGCGCGCAGCACCAATCAGGCCCTGCAGGAAGCCGACCTGTTGCTGGCCATTGGCGTGCGCTTTGACGACCGCGCCACAGGCAAGCTCAACGAGTTCTGCCCGGACGCCAAGATCGCCCATGTGGACATCGACCGTTCGGAAATCGGCAAACTGCGCCCGGCCAGCATCTCCATTGCCGCGGACGCGGGCGCGGTCATCCGCCAGCTGCTGCCCCTGACCGAGGAATCGGAACGCACGCAATGGCAACGCCGCATTGCCGCACTCAAGACCATGGACCCGGAAATGCCGGAACACGGCCACGAACACCCCTTGGGGGTCATCGAGCGGGTGGCCGGGATCATGGACGAAAACAGCGTCATCACCACGGACGTGGGCCAGCACCAGATGTGGGTCGCCCAACACTACCCGTTCCGCAGGCCCCGCACCCTGCTGACCTCCGGCGGGCTGGGGACCATGGGTTTCGGCCTGCCCGCGGCCATCGGCGCGGCCATGGCCTCGCCCGGCAGGCGCGTGGTCTGTTTCAGCGGCGACGGCTCCATTCTCATGAACATTCAGGAGCTGGCCACACTGGCGGACCTGAACCTGCCCGTGACCGTGATCATCATGAACAACGGCCACCTCGGGCTGGTGCGCCAGCAGCAGGAACTCTTTTACGGCAACCGCACCACGGCCTCGCGCTTTGCCACGGTGCCGGACTTTGCCGCCCTGGCACGCGCCTTCGGCCTGCGCAGCGCGAACCTGAACAGGGAAACCGACCCGGAAGCAGCCCTGGCAAACGCCCTGTGCGGCAGCGGCCCGTGCATCGTGGAAATGCCCATCGACCACGCCCGCAACGTCTATCCCATGGTGCCTCCCGGAGCCGCCAACCACCAGATGATCGAAGGAGCCGCCCATGACTGCTAA
- a CDS encoding ACT domain-containing protein has product MTANAHTATMAKPVIELHVHNHPGVMSHITGLFARRAFNLEGILCGALGDGSTSRMYLMVNEDKRLGQLVRELERLHDILQVTMRNDVNESAFDPQHV; this is encoded by the coding sequence ATGACTGCTAACGCCCATACCGCAACCATGGCCAAGCCCGTGATCGAACTGCACGTTCACAACCATCCGGGTGTCATGTCCCACATCACCGGCCTGTTCGCACGCCGCGCCTTCAATCTGGAGGGCATCCTGTGCGGCGCGCTCGGGGACGGCAGCACCAGCCGCATGTATCTCATGGTCAACGAGGACAAGCGCCTCGGACAGCTGGTCCGCGAGCTGGAGCGGCTGCACGACATCCTTCAGGTAACCATGCGCAACGACGTGAATGAATCCGCCTTTGATCCGCAACACGTCTGA